One genomic window of Paraburkholderia acidiphila includes the following:
- the kdpE gene encoding two-component system response regulator KdpE, with protein sequence MSDPSIAVVLIEDEKQIRRFVRATLEGEGIVVHDAETGKQGLVEAATRKPDLVIVDLGLPDTDGLDVIRELRGWSDLPVIVLSARTQESEKVAALDAGADDYLTKPFGVSELLARIRAQLRRRNRGGANEAPQVSFGAVNVDLALRQVTREGAPVHLTPIEYRLLATLVRDAGRVLTHRQLLREVWGPSHVESSHYLRIYMAHLRQKLERDPAQPEHIVTETGVGYRLVGVQ encoded by the coding sequence ATGAGTGACCCGAGCATCGCCGTTGTCCTGATCGAAGACGAAAAACAGATTCGCCGATTCGTGCGCGCAACGCTCGAGGGCGAGGGCATCGTCGTGCACGACGCCGAGACTGGCAAGCAGGGCCTCGTCGAGGCCGCCACGCGCAAGCCCGACCTCGTGATCGTCGATCTGGGCCTGCCCGACACCGACGGCCTCGACGTGATCCGCGAACTGCGTGGCTGGAGCGATCTGCCCGTCATCGTGCTTTCGGCGCGCACCCAGGAAAGCGAGAAGGTGGCCGCACTGGACGCTGGCGCCGACGACTACCTGACCAAGCCGTTCGGCGTGTCCGAGTTGCTCGCGCGCATCCGGGCGCAGCTGCGCAGGCGCAACCGCGGCGGGGCGAACGAGGCGCCGCAGGTGAGCTTCGGCGCGGTGAACGTCGACCTGGCGCTGCGCCAGGTGACGCGCGAAGGCGCGCCCGTGCATCTCACACCTATCGAGTACCGCCTGCTCGCCACGCTCGTGCGCGACGCCGGGCGCGTGCTGACGCACAGGCAGCTGCTGCGCGAGGTCTGGGGGCCGTCGCATGTGGAGAGCAGCCATTACCTGCGGATCTACATGGCGCATCTGCGGCAGAAATTGGAGCGCGATCCCGCGCAGCCCGAGCACATCGTCACCGAGACGGGCGTGGGGTATCGGCTGGTCGGCGTGCAATGA
- the sugE gene encoding quaternary ammonium compound efflux SMR transporter SugE, translating into MSWFLLLIAGLLEVAWAAGLKSSEGFTRLWPSVFTVVTALGSFVLLAMAMRQLPLGTAYAVWTGIGAVGAFVFGIVMMGEAVSAARVASAALIVLGLIGLKLSSSA; encoded by the coding sequence ATGTCCTGGTTTCTTCTTCTCATCGCTGGCCTGCTCGAAGTGGCGTGGGCCGCCGGTCTCAAATCTTCCGAAGGATTCACGCGGCTGTGGCCCTCGGTGTTCACCGTGGTCACGGCGCTGGGCAGCTTTGTCCTGCTCGCCATGGCCATGCGTCAATTGCCGCTCGGCACTGCCTATGCGGTGTGGACGGGCATCGGCGCGGTCGGCGCATTCGTGTTCGGCATCGTCATGATGGGCGAGGCCGTGAGTGCCGCGCGTGTGGCAAGCGCCGCGCTGATCGTGCTCGGCCTGATCGGCCTCAAGCTTAGTTCGTCCGCCTGA
- a CDS encoding DUF4126 domain-containing protein: MLEPLSLAAGLSWGSGLRLYLTVLMAGVLQRLGLIHLPDTLAVLASPWVIGIAAALTVLEFLADKIPAFDSLWDAVHTFIRIPAGAVLAAGALGHADPALLTVAALAGGTLAGTAHLAKAGTRALINLSPEPVSNVVTSSAEDGMTFVGVLLAFFVPLLFLVMLVAFLVLAAWALPRLWRGVQGGFRGMATHMVSRLSLRGRHD; the protein is encoded by the coding sequence ATGCTGGAACCACTTTCGCTCGCAGCGGGCCTGTCCTGGGGCAGCGGCCTGCGCCTCTATCTCACGGTGCTGATGGCCGGCGTCTTGCAACGTCTTGGCCTGATTCACCTGCCCGACACGCTCGCCGTGCTCGCTTCGCCTTGGGTGATCGGCATTGCCGCCGCGCTCACGGTGCTCGAATTCCTCGCCGACAAGATTCCCGCGTTCGACTCGCTCTGGGACGCGGTGCATACCTTCATCCGCATTCCGGCCGGGGCCGTGCTGGCGGCCGGCGCGCTCGGCCACGCCGATCCGGCGCTGTTGACCGTCGCCGCGCTGGCGGGCGGCACGCTCGCGGGCACGGCGCATCTCGCCAAGGCGGGCACGCGCGCGCTCATCAATCTTTCGCCTGAGCCGGTGTCGAACGTCGTCACGTCGAGCGCCGAAGACGGCATGACCTTCGTGGGCGTGCTGCTCGCGTTCTTCGTGCCGCTGCTCTTCCTCGTCATGCTCGTGGCCTTCCTCGTGCTCGCGGCCTGGGCGCTGCCACGCCTGTGGCGCGGCGTTCAGGGCGGTTTTCGCGGCATGGCGACGCACATGGTTTCGCGTCTCTCGTTGCGGGGTCGTCACGATTGA
- a CDS encoding ABC transporter permease, producing MTARDWRAGELTMLLLALVLAVAALASVGFLADRLQRGLERDARRMIAADFIVRADHPVDPMFAREAQSLSLRTATTAIFPSMVGSGALPAAPSGASSAAGATATRLAAVKAVSADYPLRGALRIAAAPGAPDHAAQGIPPPGTVWVDDELLDALKLHIGDTVKVGTRTFTVNALITKELDRGFSFVNFSPRLMMRADEVASTGLLGYGSRVTYRLLVAGADPAVAQFASWSRARVDGGKMRGVALESLQDGQPQVRETLDRARHFLTLVSLLTALLAAVAIAMAAHRYTRRHLDACAAMRCLGASQRTLRTLFVLEFAGLGLAGGAVGVALGYAGHLALLAWLGNLIDVVLPQPGPLPVLEGIAAGLVLLLGFALPPLLPLTRVPPVRVLRREWGDEGRAAWAAYGVGIALFAGLLVIAAGELKLGGIVAGGFAIGLLVFACLARAALWCAARVARSARLSGQARAGVGWRYALASLERRPGASALQITALAIGLMCLLLIAMTRNDLVDGWRKSTPPDAPNEFLIDIQPDQRDAVAAWLRTHGIAGANDSDLQPMVRGRLISINGKPVNPDSYKSEDARRLVDREFNLSYTTKLPDDNRIEAGTWYGDSSTPQLSIEQGLAKLINVKPGDVLKFDVTGLEVTAPVTSVRKLDWGSFKVNFFVLMPPGLLRDFPATYITSFHLPPGQRDVVDGLVARYPNVTAIDIAPILAQIERVLEQVIGAVQFLFLFTLAAGVLVLYAALAGTRDERMRESALLRALGASHQQVRAVQVAEFLCVGALAGLMAAIGAQAIGSVLATHVFLFYLPFDPWLFPVGIVAGVVCAGVGGWISLRHVLARPALQSLRDA from the coding sequence ATGACGGCGCGCGACTGGCGCGCGGGCGAACTCACCATGCTGCTGCTGGCGCTGGTGCTCGCGGTGGCGGCGCTCGCCAGCGTCGGCTTTCTTGCCGACCGCCTGCAACGCGGTCTCGAACGCGACGCCCGGCGCATGATCGCCGCCGATTTCATCGTGCGCGCCGATCACCCCGTCGATCCCATGTTTGCGCGCGAGGCGCAGTCGCTCTCGCTGCGCACGGCGACCACGGCGATCTTTCCGAGCATGGTGGGTTCGGGGGCGCTACCGGCAGCGCCATCGGGCGCTTCCTCCGCTGCGGGCGCAACGGCCACGCGCCTAGCCGCCGTCAAGGCCGTCTCGGCGGACTATCCGCTGCGCGGCGCGCTGCGCATCGCCGCGGCGCCCGGCGCACCCGATCACGCAGCGCAGGGCATTCCGCCACCCGGCACCGTATGGGTGGACGACGAATTGCTCGACGCCCTCAAGCTGCATATTGGCGACACGGTGAAGGTGGGCACGCGCACCTTCACCGTGAACGCGCTCATCACCAAGGAACTCGACCGTGGCTTTTCGTTCGTGAACTTCTCGCCGCGCCTCATGATGCGCGCGGACGAAGTCGCGTCGACGGGGCTGCTCGGCTATGGCAGCCGCGTGACCTATCGCCTGCTCGTGGCAGGCGCCGATCCGGCCGTCGCGCAGTTCGCGTCCTGGTCGCGCGCACGCGTGGATGGCGGCAAGATGCGCGGCGTCGCGCTCGAATCGCTGCAGGACGGCCAGCCGCAGGTGCGCGAGACGCTCGACCGCGCGCGCCACTTCCTCACGCTCGTTTCGCTGCTCACGGCGCTGCTCGCGGCCGTGGCGATTGCGATGGCCGCGCATCGCTACACGCGCCGCCATCTCGATGCGTGCGCCGCGATGCGCTGCCTCGGCGCGAGCCAACGCACGCTGCGCACGCTCTTCGTGCTGGAATTCGCGGGGCTCGGACTCGCGGGCGGTGCGGTTGGCGTCGCGCTCGGCTACGCGGGCCATCTCGCGCTGCTGGCGTGGCTCGGCAATCTCATCGACGTCGTGTTGCCGCAGCCCGGACCGCTGCCCGTGCTCGAAGGCATCGCCGCGGGCCTCGTGCTGCTGCTGGGCTTCGCGCTGCCGCCGCTCCTGCCGCTCACGCGCGTGCCGCCGGTGCGCGTGCTGCGCCGCGAGTGGGGCGACGAAGGGCGCGCCGCGTGGGCGGCGTACGGCGTCGGCATTGCGCTCTTTGCGGGGCTGCTCGTGATCGCGGCGGGGGAGTTGAAGCTGGGCGGCATCGTCGCCGGTGGTTTCGCGATCGGATTGCTCGTGTTCGCCTGCCTGGCGCGCGCGGCGCTCTGGTGTGCGGCGCGCGTGGCGCGCAGCGCTCGCCTTTCTGGTCAGGCGCGCGCGGGCGTGGGCTGGCGCTATGCGCTGGCGTCGCTCGAACGGCGGCCGGGCGCAAGCGCGCTGCAGATTACGGCGCTCGCTATCGGCCTCATGTGCCTGTTGCTGATCGCGATGACGCGCAACGACCTCGTCGACGGCTGGCGCAAGTCCACGCCGCCGGATGCACCCAACGAGTTCCTCATCGACATCCAGCCCGACCAGCGCGATGCCGTGGCGGCCTGGCTGCGCACGCACGGAATTGCCGGGGCCAACGATAGCGATCTGCAGCCGATGGTCCGCGGGCGCCTCATCTCGATCAACGGCAAACCGGTGAATCCCGACTCGTACAAGAGCGAGGATGCACGCCGCCTGGTGGATCGTGAGTTCAATCTCTCGTACACGACGAAGCTGCCCGACGATAACCGCATCGAGGCGGGCACCTGGTACGGCGATTCGAGCACGCCGCAGCTTTCGATCGAGCAGGGTCTCGCGAAGCTCATCAACGTGAAGCCCGGCGACGTGCTCAAGTTCGACGTGACCGGCCTCGAAGTCACGGCGCCCGTGACGAGCGTGCGCAAGCTCGACTGGGGCTCGTTCAAGGTCAACTTCTTCGTGCTGATGCCGCCCGGGCTGCTGCGCGATTTTCCGGCGACCTACATCACGAGCTTTCACCTGCCGCCTGGGCAGCGCGACGTCGTGGACGGTCTCGTGGCGCGCTATCCCAACGTCACCGCCATCGACATCGCGCCGATTCTCGCGCAGATCGAGCGTGTGCTCGAGCAGGTGATCGGCGCGGTGCAGTTCCTCTTTCTCTTCACGCTCGCCGCCGGCGTGCTGGTGCTCTACGCGGCGCTCGCGGGCACGCGCGACGAGCGCATGCGCGAGTCGGCGCTGCTGCGCGCGCTTGGGGCATCCCACCAGCAGGTGCGCGCGGTGCAGGTGGCCGAATTCCTCTGCGTGGGGGCGCTCGCGGGGCTCATGGCGGCGATCGGCGCGCAGGCGATCGGCTCGGTGCTCGCCACGCACGTGTTCCTGTTCTATCTCCCGTTCGATCCGTGGCTATTCCCGGTCGGCATCGTCGCCGGCGTGGTGTGCGCGGGCGTGGGCGGGTGGATCAGCCTGCGGCACGTGCTCGCACGGCCGGCGCTGCAGTCGCTGCGCGATGCCTGA
- a CDS encoding group II truncated hemoglobin — protein MTDPADEAPQKPTAFELVGGEARVRELVDRFYDLMDLEADFAGIRAMHPQTLDGSRDKLFWFLCGWLGGPDHYIERFGHPRLRARHLPFAIASSERDQWLRCMAWAMEDVGLPEPLRERLLHSFFDTADWMRNHPG, from the coding sequence ATGACCGATCCAGCCGACGAAGCGCCGCAGAAACCCACGGCCTTCGAACTCGTCGGCGGCGAGGCGCGCGTGCGCGAGCTCGTCGACCGTTTCTATGACCTGATGGACCTCGAGGCCGACTTTGCGGGCATCCGCGCGATGCATCCGCAAACGCTCGACGGCTCGCGCGACAAGCTGTTCTGGTTCCTCTGCGGCTGGCTTGGCGGCCCGGACCATTACATCGAGCGCTTCGGCCACCCGCGCTTGCGCGCGCGCCATTTGCCGTTCGCGATCGCTTCGTCCGAGCGCGACCAGTGGCTGCGCTGCATGGCGTGGGCGATGGAAGACGTGGGCCTGCCGGAGCCGCTGCGCGAGCGCCTGCTGCACTCGTTCTTCGATACCGCGGACTGGATGCGCAATCACCCGGGTTGA
- a CDS encoding alanyl-tRNA editing protein: protein MTTTRALFREDAYLTQCEATVLAVGEDGVRLDQTVFYPLGGGQAGDAGALVLADGTRIEIADTRKAKFEGATPDDALHVPAPGQEALLARLAAGERVRAEIDWARRHRHMRLHTASHLMCAVLPYPVDGCSITTDYARLDFATVEPIEREMVEARLAELVSGAHAVATEWITDEEMAQRPELVRTMSVKPPMGLGRVRLLRIESVDLQPCGGTHVRNTQEIGALRVAKLEKKSARTRRLVLELA, encoded by the coding sequence ATGACGACCACCCGCGCGCTCTTTCGCGAAGACGCCTATCTCACGCAGTGCGAAGCGACGGTACTTGCCGTTGGCGAGGACGGTGTGCGGCTCGACCAGACCGTGTTCTATCCGCTCGGCGGCGGCCAGGCAGGCGACGCCGGCGCGCTGGTGCTCGCCGACGGCACACGCATCGAGATTGCCGACACCCGCAAGGCGAAGTTCGAAGGCGCGACGCCCGACGACGCGCTGCACGTTCCCGCACCCGGCCAGGAAGCGCTGCTCGCGCGTCTCGCCGCCGGAGAGCGCGTGCGCGCCGAGATCGACTGGGCGCGCCGCCACCGGCACATGCGCCTGCATACGGCGAGCCATCTGATGTGCGCGGTGCTCCCGTACCCGGTGGACGGCTGCAGCATCACGACCGACTATGCGCGCCTCGATTTCGCCACGGTCGAGCCGATCGAGCGTGAGATGGTCGAGGCACGGCTCGCGGAACTCGTTTCGGGCGCGCACGCGGTGGCGACCGAATGGATCACCGACGAAGAGATGGCACAACGTCCCGAACTCGTGCGCACGATGAGCGTGAAACCACCGATGGGCTTGGGCCGCGTGCGCCTCCTGCGCATCGAGAGCGTGGATTTGCAGCCTTGCGGCGGCACGCACGTGCGCAACACGCAGGAGATCGGCGCGCTGCGCGTGGCGAAGCTCGAGAAGAAGAGCGCGCGCACACGGCGGCTCGTGCTGGAACTCGCGTAA
- a CDS encoding DUF924 family protein, with amino-acid sequence MHVDARAREVLDFWFGEPGSEAFGRERKMWFRKNAAFDAKLRERFGALLDAARAGELDAWCETPEGALALVIVLDQFSRNCHRGTPHAFSADDKALGIAREMVASGADRRLPTLQHRSFAYLPFEHAESAEAQRESLRLFGELAKDPEGQGYYDYAVRHANIIERFGRFPHRNAQLGRISSDEETAFLRERGSSF; translated from the coding sequence ATGCATGTCGACGCGCGTGCGCGCGAGGTGCTCGACTTCTGGTTCGGTGAGCCGGGTTCGGAGGCGTTCGGCCGCGAGCGCAAGATGTGGTTCCGTAAGAACGCGGCGTTCGACGCGAAGCTGCGCGAACGCTTCGGCGCGTTGCTCGACGCCGCCCGCGCGGGCGAACTCGACGCCTGGTGCGAGACGCCCGAAGGCGCGCTCGCGCTCGTGATCGTGCTCGACCAGTTCTCGCGCAACTGCCATCGCGGCACGCCGCACGCGTTCTCCGCCGACGACAAGGCGCTCGGCATCGCCCGCGAGATGGTGGCGAGCGGCGCGGATCGGCGTCTGCCCACGCTGCAGCACCGCTCATTCGCGTATCTGCCGTTCGAGCACGCCGAAAGCGCCGAAGCGCAGCGCGAATCGCTGCGACTTTTCGGCGAACTGGCGAAAGATCCGGAAGGGCAGGGCTACTACGATTACGCGGTGCGCCACGCAAACATCATCGAGCGCTTTGGGCGCTTTCCGCATCGCAATGCGCAACTGGGCCGCATTTCCAGCGATGAAGAAACCGCGTTCTTGCGCGAGCGCGGTTCGTCGTTCTAG
- a CDS encoding SDR family oxidoreductase — translation MSKVVLITGASRGIGRATARLLGAHGWTVGVNYLHNEPAADETAAEVGRAGGHARVLRGDVANEADVVAMFDALESAYGRIDALVNNAGIVAPGSQVADMSAERLKRMFDVNVYGAFLCAREAARRMSKDRGGDGGAIVNVSSAAARLGSPNEYVDYASSKGAVDTMTIGLAKELGPQGVRVNAVRPGLIDTEIHASGGRPDRAAVLGAQTPLGRPGSADEVAQTIVWLLSDAASYVTGALLDVSGGR, via the coding sequence ATGAGCAAGGTTGTCCTGATTACTGGCGCAAGCCGCGGCATTGGCCGCGCGACGGCGCGTCTGCTTGGCGCGCACGGCTGGACCGTGGGCGTGAACTATCTGCACAACGAACCGGCCGCCGACGAAACTGCCGCCGAGGTGGGCCGCGCAGGCGGCCACGCGCGCGTGCTGCGCGGCGACGTGGCGAACGAGGCGGACGTCGTCGCGATGTTCGACGCGCTCGAATCGGCCTACGGCCGTATCGATGCGCTCGTGAACAATGCAGGGATCGTCGCGCCCGGCAGCCAGGTCGCCGACATGAGCGCCGAGCGTTTGAAGCGCATGTTCGACGTGAACGTGTACGGCGCGTTTCTGTGCGCGCGTGAAGCGGCGCGGCGCATGTCGAAGGATCGCGGCGGCGACGGCGGCGCAATCGTCAACGTCTCTTCCGCTGCCGCGCGGCTGGGCTCGCCCAACGAATATGTCGACTATGCGTCGTCGAAAGGCGCGGTCGACACGATGACGATCGGACTGGCCAAGGAACTCGGTCCGCAGGGCGTGCGCGTGAACGCCGTGCGCCCAGGCCTGATCGACACCGAGATCCACGCGAGCGGCGGCCGCCCGGATCGCGCCGCCGTGCTCGGCGCGCAAACGCCGCTCGGCCGGCCCGGCAGCGCCGACGAGGTCGCGCAGACGATCGTGTGGTTGCTGAGCGACGCTGCGTCTTACGTCACAGGCGCCCTGCTCGACGTGAGCGGCGGGCGCTAA
- a CDS encoding LOG family protein — MKAVCVYCGSSPGANPIYTEAAQAFGRALVDSNLALVYGGGKVGLMGVIADTVMAGGGRAIGVIPELLVDKEVGHAGLTELHVVPDMHHRKKMMADLSDAFVAMPGGAGTLEELFEVYTWAQLGYHRKPVGVLNIGGFYDPLMSLLDHTVREGFMRQTYRDMLQTDSDPVALIAKLKRYHAPEKDKWADLRENV, encoded by the coding sequence ATGAAAGCAGTCTGCGTGTATTGCGGCTCCTCGCCTGGAGCCAACCCGATTTACACCGAAGCCGCCCAGGCCTTTGGCCGTGCGCTCGTCGACTCGAACCTCGCGCTCGTCTATGGCGGCGGCAAGGTCGGCCTGATGGGCGTGATCGCCGATACCGTGATGGCGGGCGGCGGCCGCGCCATCGGTGTGATCCCCGAGCTGCTGGTGGACAAGGAAGTGGGCCATGCGGGCCTCACCGAGCTGCACGTCGTGCCCGACATGCACCATCGCAAGAAGATGATGGCCGACCTCTCGGACGCGTTCGTCGCGATGCCGGGCGGCGCGGGCACGCTCGAAGAGCTGTTCGAGGTCTACACGTGGGCGCAGCTTGGCTATCACCGCAAGCCGGTGGGTGTGCTCAATATCGGCGGCTTTTACGATCCGCTGATGTCGCTGCTCGACCACACGGTGCGTGAAGGCTTCATGCGTCAGACCTACCGCGACATGCTGCAAACCGACAGCGATCCGGTCGCACTGATCGCGAAGCTGAAGCGCTATCACGCGCCCGAGAAAGACAAGTGGGCGGACTTGCGCGAGAACGTTTGA
- a CDS encoding TetR/AcrR family transcriptional regulator, which produces MDAKPPRRTRERILELSLKLFNEIGEPNVTTTTIAEEMEISPGNLYYHFRNKDDIINSIFSQFEQEIEKRLRFPEDHRATIDEMWAYLQYMVDFTWRYRFLYRDLNDLLARNRTLEMHFKQIISHKVHFAKQFCEQLVEDGDMVATPAEIDVISTNIGVIATYWLSYQFVMNPRKYNDQEAIRDELHQVSVQIVSLMAPYLRGRARELFDDLVSGKLPKREFYDYLPPREGAGAAKDNRE; this is translated from the coding sequence ATGGATGCCAAACCTCCCCGCCGTACACGTGAACGGATTCTCGAGTTATCGCTGAAACTGTTCAATGAGATCGGCGAGCCGAACGTCACCACGACGACCATCGCCGAGGAAATGGAGATCAGTCCAGGCAACCTGTACTACCACTTCCGCAACAAAGACGACATCATCAACAGCATCTTCAGCCAGTTCGAGCAGGAGATCGAAAAGCGTCTGCGCTTTCCCGAAGACCATCGCGCCACCATCGACGAGATGTGGGCGTACCTGCAGTACATGGTCGACTTCACGTGGCGCTACCGCTTTCTCTATCGCGACCTGAACGACCTGCTCGCGCGCAACCGCACGCTGGAGATGCATTTCAAGCAGATCATCAGCCACAAGGTGCACTTCGCGAAGCAGTTCTGCGAGCAGCTCGTGGAAGACGGCGACATGGTCGCCACGCCCGCCGAGATCGACGTGATCTCGACCAATATCGGCGTGATCGCCACGTACTGGCTCTCGTACCAGTTCGTGATGAACCCGCGCAAGTACAACGACCAGGAAGCGATTCGCGACGAGTTGCACCAGGTCAGCGTGCAGATCGTCTCGCTGATGGCGCCGTATCTGCGCGGCCGCGCACGTGAGCTGTTCGACGATCTCGTCTCGGGCAAGCTCCCGAAGCGCGAGTTCTACGACTACCTGCCGCCGCGCGAAGGTGCGGGCGCCGCCAAGGACAACCGCGAATAA
- a CDS encoding diacylglycerol kinase, translating to MTPRPPSPPHSAQGARSNNPPARPSAGGSVRGARAAEALDPRAPTSAAAAPGAAPQAASESEHANSAAPVAPRAAPPEPPEPPHLHEPLGPDDPLAPLPFNPYKGNRGITRAWKALKYSIKGFRAAIREESAFRQELTLAAILVPIGVFIPVDPVERVLLLGSVILVLIVELLNSSIENAVDRIGLERNELSGRAKDLGSAAVTLALLLCVLTWGLILIPRFGPLLLHGIGVL from the coding sequence ATGACGCCACGTCCTCCGTCACCGCCGCATAGCGCCCAGGGCGCACGCAGTAACAATCCGCCAGCCCGCCCGAGTGCCGGCGGCTCGGTGCGTGGCGCACGCGCCGCCGAAGCGCTCGATCCGCGCGCGCCCACTTCTGCCGCAGCGGCACCTGGCGCCGCACCGCAAGCCGCATCCGAAAGCGAGCACGCCAACTCTGCCGCGCCTGTTGCGCCACGCGCGGCCCCGCCGGAGCCGCCCGAGCCGCCACACCTGCACGAACCGCTCGGTCCGGACGATCCGCTCGCCCCACTGCCCTTCAACCCGTACAAGGGCAACCGCGGCATCACCCGCGCGTGGAAGGCGCTCAAGTACTCGATCAAGGGTTTTCGCGCCGCCATCCGCGAGGAAAGCGCGTTTCGCCAGGAGCTCACGCTTGCGGCCATCCTCGTGCCAATCGGCGTGTTCATTCCGGTCGACCCGGTCGAGCGCGTGCTGCTGCTCGGTTCGGTGATCCTTGTCCTGATCGTCGAGCTGCTCAATTCGAGCATCGAGAACGCAGTGGATCGCATCGGCCTCGAGCGCAACGAGCTTTCGGGCCGCGCCAAGGACCTGGGCAGCGCCGCCGTCACGCTCGCGTTGCTGCTCTGCGTGCTGACCTGGGGGCTGATCCTCATACCTCGTTTCGGGCCGCTGCTGCTGCACGGAATCGGCGTACTCTAG
- a CDS encoding glycosyltransferase family 4 protein, whose amino-acid sequence MKVMIVTDAWEPQVNGVVRTLKNTTRELIALGHQVELLTPLEFRTIPCPTYPEIKLSLFPKRHLRDRIRAFGPDAIHIATEGPLGLAARRYAIDHDLPFTTAYHTRFPEYVQARFGVPLSLTYRFLRWFHKPSLAVMAPTPVVKTDLEKFGFTNVVLWTRGVDLDIFRPMESKVLNTARPIFLYVGRVAVEKNVEAFLKLDLPGSKWVCGEGPALAELKSRYPQANYLGVLSQPELAKVYAAADVFVFPSRTDTFGLVLLEALACGTPVAAYPVTGPIDVLGTGGAGSMNEDLREACLEALKIDRAEARAWAERFSWRAASEQFAAHLKPRARATMEPSSAAA is encoded by the coding sequence ATGAAAGTAATGATCGTGACCGATGCATGGGAGCCGCAGGTGAACGGCGTGGTTCGAACGCTGAAGAACACGACGCGCGAACTCATCGCGCTCGGGCATCAGGTCGAACTGCTCACGCCGCTGGAGTTCCGCACGATCCCGTGCCCCACGTACCCGGAAATCAAGCTCTCGCTATTTCCGAAGCGCCATCTGCGGGACCGCATTCGCGCGTTCGGGCCCGATGCCATCCACATCGCGACCGAAGGTCCGCTCGGACTCGCCGCGCGCCGCTACGCGATCGACCACGACTTGCCGTTCACGACCGCCTATCACACGCGCTTTCCCGAGTACGTGCAGGCGCGCTTCGGCGTGCCGCTCTCGCTGACGTACCGTTTCCTGCGCTGGTTCCACAAGCCTTCGCTCGCGGTGATGGCGCCCACGCCCGTCGTGAAGACCGACCTCGAGAAGTTCGGCTTCACGAACGTCGTGCTGTGGACGCGCGGCGTGGACCTCGACATCTTCCGGCCGATGGAATCGAAGGTGCTCAACACGGCGCGCCCCATTTTCCTCTACGTGGGCCGCGTGGCCGTGGAGAAGAACGTCGAGGCGTTCCTCAAGCTCGATCTGCCAGGCTCCAAATGGGTGTGCGGCGAAGGCCCGGCGCTCGCCGAACTGAAGTCGCGCTATCCCCAGGCGAATTACCTGGGTGTCCTGAGCCAGCCCGAACTCGCCAAGGTCTACGCCGCCGCCGACGTCTTCGTGTTCCCGAGTCGCACCGACACCTTCGGTCTCGTGCTGCTCGAGGCGCTCGCCTGCGGCACGCCCGTGGCCGCCTACCCGGTGACCGGTCCGATCGATGTGCTCGGGACGGGCGGCGCGGGCTCGATGAACGAAGACCTGCGTGAAGCGTGTCTCGAAGCGTTGAAGATCGATCGCGCCGAGGCGCGCGCGTGGGCCGAGCGCTTTTCGTGGCGCGCCGCCTCCGAGCAATTCGCGGCGCATCTCAAGCCGCGCGCGCGCGCGACGATGGAGCCATCCAGCGCCGCTGCCTGA